A single genomic interval of Dysidea avara chromosome 8, odDysAvar1.4, whole genome shotgun sequence harbors:
- the LOC136264927 gene encoding bone morphogenetic protein 10-like codes for MDKDKVDEENVIHAELRLLQKSPMAVDQYDVDIYYLLSDEEFEPSFKLSFKQIKSNPGWKSFDLTSLVENWKQGWVNHELLVVLSSGGQQLSCTGTFSQGEQDDIPNTQPLLVVFAYEYSSKFLGLLNLDEEIPTSHRENHEAKREEPTEEANKTETNSTENAIKTTHVSCHLQDLEVNHTMVSIGSMHLVLPESFNAGTCAGHCIRLPVKSVTDHAIIVSLHNYRTKGLDGSPKRCCVPDSYEMISMVFYNDELHEYIVKKDVPIKAATCGCM; via the coding sequence ATGGACAAAGACAAGGTGGATGAAGAGAATGTGATTCATGCTGAACTTCGTCTACTGCAGAAGAGCCCAATGGCAGTTGATCAGTATGATGTTGATATTTATTATTTGTTGAGTGATGAAGAGTTTGAACCATCTTTCAAGcttagcttcaaacaaatcaagtCCAATCCAGGATGGAAAAGCTTTGACCTCACTTCATTAGTTGAAAACTGGAAGCAGGGATGGGTAAACCATGAGCTGCTAGTTGTCTTGTCTAGTGGAGGACAGCAACTATCTTGCACAGGGACTTTTTCTCAAGGGGAACAAGACGATATACCAAACACCCAACCACTGCTTGTTGTATTTGCATATGAATACAGCTCCAAATTCTTAGGATTATTGAATTTGGATGAAGAAATCCCAACTAGCCACAGAGAGAACCATGAAGCAAAACGTGAAGAACCCACTGAGGAAGCAAATAAAACTGAAACTAACTCAACGGAAAATGCTATAAAGACAACACATGTATCATGTCATCTTCAAGATCTAGAAGTCAACCACACTATGGTAAGCATTGGTAGTATGCACCTCGTGCTCCCAGAATCATTCAACGCTGGAACGTGTGCAGGACACTGTATAAGACTCCCAGTAAAATCAGTTACTGACCATGCAATAATTGTTTCTCTACACAACTACAGGACTAAGGGTCTGGATGGATCACCCAAGAGATGCTGTGTGCCTGACAGTTATGAGATGATCAGTATGGTGTTCTACAATGATGAGCTTCATGAGTACATTGTTAAGAAAGATGTCCCGATTAAAGCTGCTACATGTGGCTGTATGTAA
- the LOC136265102 gene encoding LOW QUALITY PROTEIN: RNA-binding protein 8A-like (The sequence of the model RefSeq protein was modified relative to this genomic sequence to represent the inferred CDS: deleted 1 base in 1 codon), whose product MKAKATRKKGRGVSDVVDEGPTGGVLRSIEGWILFVTGVHEEAQEDDVYDKFSEYGMIKNIHVLNLDLRTSYLKEYALIEYETYKEAQAAIDNLNNSDLLGQIIAVDWAFVKPPAQDRRR is encoded by the exons ATGAAGGCTAAGGCTACTAGGAAGAAGGGTCGAGGTGTATCAGATGTAGTTGATGAAGGACCTACTGGTGGAGTCTTGAGAT CAATAGAGGGTTGGATCTTGTTTGTCACTGGAGTACATGAGGAAGCTCAGGAAGATGATGTGTACGACAAGTTCTCAGAGTATGGAATGATTAAgaatatacatgtattg aacCTGGACCTCAGGACCAGCTACCTTAAA GAATATGCTCTGATAGAATATGAGACATACAAGGAggcacaagctgctattgataATCTTAATAACTCCGACTTGTTAGGCCAAATCATTGCAGTAGACTGGGCCTTTGTCAAACCACCAGCACAAGATAGAAGAAG ATGA